The following is a genomic window from Paenibacillus sp. FSL R5-0766.
TGCTCTGCGAGTTCCGGTGCCTGCATCGTTTGTGGTGCACAGAAGCGTACATCTGCACCAAACTTTTGCAGTGCCCACAGGTTGGAACGAGCTACACGGCTATGCAGGATGTCACCAATGATGGAAACACGCAAGCCTTTCAGTTCGCCAAATGCTTTCCTCATCGTGTAGAGGTCCAGCAAGGCCTGTGTGGGATGCTCATTGTTGCCGTCTCCGGCGTTCACGAGTGGTACATTCACTTTCTGAGCCAGTTGTTGCAGAACGCCTGCCGGTTTCAACCGGATCACGCCTGCATCAATGCCCATCGACTCAAGTGTTCGTACCGTATCGTAGATGGACTCTCCTTTTTCCACACTGGATGCGGCTGCCGTAAAGTTCAGCACTTGTGCACCCAGGCGTTTCTCTGCCATTTCGAAGGAGAAACGGGTACGTGTGCTGTTCTCGAAGAACATGTTTGCAACAAAGCGTGATTCCAGTACAGGAACCAACTTCTCTTTCTGCGCTTCCCAGTGAGCCGCTCTGTTCAGAATGGACTCGATTTCTCCTCGACTAAGTTCCTTCAGTCCAAGCAAGCTTCGGTCTCTCAATGCTGTCTGTGTAATCATTATGCTTGCTCCCCCCGGTTCTGAGTGATTTTGACTTCGTCCTGTCCGTCCGTTTCCATGAGTGCAACTTCGATCTCCTCTGATTTGGAAGTCGGCACATTCTTGCCGATAAAATCAGGTCGAATCGGAAG
Proteins encoded in this region:
- a CDS encoding aspartate carbamoyltransferase catalytic subunit, with amino-acid sequence MMITQTALRDRSLLGLKELSRGEIESILNRAAHWEAQKEKLVPVLESRFVANMFFENSTRTRFSFEMAEKRLGAQVLNFTAAASSVEKGESIYDTVRTLESMGIDAGVIRLKPAGVLQQLAQKVNVPLVNAGDGNNEHPTQALLDLYTMRKAFGELKGLRVSIIGDILHSRVARSNLWALQKFGADVRFCAPQTMQAPELAEHAPYVGLEEALDADVVMMLRVQLERHQHGLITSAEDYREHYGLTEERASRLKPSTIIMHPAPVNRNVEVDDAVVESEASRIFPQMANGVPIRMAVMERAMKL